One window of the Methanomicrobia archaeon genome contains the following:
- a CDS encoding PaREP1/PaREP8 domain-containing protein — MISQGNVEQYWIKSEKYYNNALKHAAHGEFTKASELLWGAVTQSLRALATMRGIYIRSHKGYSSLTFLLSQELKDREFHKTFKFLEDLHENFYEEKIDPKEFPIYREAAEDFLKKTKEIAKRIEKKNDLKMCGKM, encoded by the coding sequence ATGATCAGCCAAGGTAATGTCGAGCAATACTGGATAAAAAGTGAAAAATATTACAATAACGCTTTAAAACATGCTGCTCATGGAGAGTTCACAAAAGCCTCTGAGCTCCTTTGGGGTGCAGTCACTCAATCGCTAAGAGCGTTGGCAACAATGCGTGGGATTTATATAAGAAGTCATAAGGGATACTCCTCTTTAACTTTTTTGCTATCACAAGAACTAAAAGATAGAGAATTTCATAAAACATTTAAATTTCTAGAGGATCTTCATGAAAACTTTTACGAGGAAAAAATAGATCCAAAAGAATTTCCAATCTATCGCGAAGCAGCAGAAGATTTCCTAAAAAAGACGAAAGAGATAGCCAAAAGGATTGAGAAAAAAAACGATCTCAAAATGTGTGGTAAAATGTAA